The Labrus bergylta chromosome 23, fLabBer1.1, whole genome shotgun sequence genome includes the window ACCATATTCCTAATGatgggaggaggtgggtgaaTGTAGTGAGGCAGGTGGTGGGCCAGAACCATCTCCCAGGCATCCACCAGCTGAACATTAAGTCCTTTGAACACAGCTCTGACCACCTTGTCCTGTTGAATAGCATACCAGTCATTAAAGGCAAATATATTGGGGTTTGTACCTCTGAGGTTTGGAGTCCTGATGACCACCAGCGTGTCTGGAGCCCTGTTTAACAGACGAATCACCGCCCTGCGGATGCCGTAAAGCCTTCTGATGTAGAATTGCATTGGGAAAGGAGTGAGGTGGGCCCAGATGCCAAAAATTACAACTGTGTTGGTGCCACCAACTACATCATCTATTTCATTGGCAATGTAACGCAGCTCACTGGTTGGGATAAGGACGGAAATACTCAGAGGAGGACCGTGTAAGTGGAACTTCACCAAGATGTTTTTTGCATTGTCCCATATCATGAAAGGTCCTGATTTCTTCAGATTATTCCAGTTTATCTCTTTAGCATCTGAAAGTATGAAAAAAGGAGCAGATTAAgctgtgaaataaatacaattaaactgTTGCCTGAAATCACTGAATCAACTACCTGGAAGTGAAGCATCAAGGTACTCAAACCACTGCCTGACGGTGGAGTCTCCATACATGTGGACCACCTTTCCTTTCAGACActgactgatggcagaggagttGTTGAATTGGTGGACTTTGGTGCCACCTAGTGATCGCCACACACCCTGGTAGTAATACCCAGAGAGTCCAGACTTCCCACTGCCTAGACTATCCATGGGTTGCTCTGAGAATTGTTGATCAAAATAAGCATTTGGTTATTAAACGATTGTTGTATCATTTGTCAACAGATCCCCtaaaaagaccaaaacaagGTCTCTGCTTTACCttactcattttattttacactaaTGAGGACATTATACATAtgtcacaaaaacatttgtagtGGCAACTTTCATAAACAGTTTTTATCACTTAGTAGGAGCCAATCTGTTACTTGATTCTGaaatatttactgtaaatgatattcttatttcttatgatctaaatgttgtgttttactaacatgaactgaaatcaaaattcttaaattaaatggaccatgattaaaatggcttctACAGagttctttgatgtttttcaaaagATTAAGTTTATGCTTTACTACAATATAGTGAGTGTATGTCTCGAATGCACATGTTTATTGTGGTTAAGGAAAATGCTACcaaatgctttttatttgacaatgctaattatttaaagttaattATTTACACATGTTAAGtgatttgagttttttattAGTACACTggtactgtttttttattttttatttttttagcgtAAATGAGATAAGCACTTACAGCTCTTCCTCAGTTTTATAGATAGAAgctggtttatttttatttattttttgccttaTATGTATATCTGCTTGAATACAGAGAGTTAGgttgtatacatttttattttcaaggtcacatggagatttttttttagttgaaagTAGAAAAGTTGTGCTTTACCTTTCCTTTGAGGCAGCACAGTAACACTGGCCGGTCCTGAAGCCTGAATGAAGACTTGCATGTTGACATTGCTGGGGGGAAAAAGCTCCCATGATTAAGAATCTCTTAAACACACTTCAATatgtaaatgtcaaatgtgATTGAGTCACCATAAATTACTTTGCCTACATATTTGGACTCCATGGATACACTTTATAGTTTTTTTGATGAGAGAGACTTTAATTGTGTTTTGATAGGTATCATCTTACACTATAAACATCTTAAGATTTCATCTTTGCCTCCTGTAGTTACAAACACGACATTTCCCCCCAGGAGATACATACTTTACACTTTGTTTATAGTCATTACATGTAAAACTAGATGCATCGTTTCTATTGCTGTGCTCCCTCACCTTTTGAAAAGGTTCGCCTCATTAGCCTTGAGTTTTATATCCATTCCTCCGTTTATGTGGTTCATCCTGTCATCACAGCTCAGTTTCTTTGGCTTGTAGCAGAACCACGGGTCACCAGTATGGAGGTCAGTGTAGTTGCACTGTGGCTGGTTGGTTTGACGTAGACAAATATTACAGATGGTAGTTTCAGAGATTGAACCTGAGCGGAAGAGGCTCTTTAAGATAGTCCTATCAGGATGTTCTCTGTTTAGTCTACGGAGGACTGTGATAGCCTCGCTTGAGTGGACAAGCGTcacctgataaaacaaagaacaagagTTTAAAGTTATAGCATACAAGTCATGCCTACTAATTATTAATTgaataattagaaaacaaagTTGTATTTTTGGTGTCAGCTGACTGAAGttgttcatgtattttaaattaGAAGCTTAAGAGACATTGATGCAAATGGTCAACTCCCCACTAGCTGGCCAGTAGAACTTGTTTACATCAACATGTATATTTTTGGACCTGTCTCATCTTAATTGGATTGGAcagctgacaacaacaggaaatgttgggagaagagagttggggatgacatTAAGCAAAGGGcgaaggtcagatttgaaccccgCAGCAAAGGGGACTTTACCCGATGTAAATTGGGTGCACATCATACCCAATAGGCTACGGAACCTACATagaatttgttttcttacaaTTATAGAAACTCCACTTGTCTGTGGAGTAAAGCATTCAACAATCCTCACACCATTCTCTGGCccacaggaaacatttttacatacagtCACATCAAATGataaacatttgcatgaaaatatCTCCAAAAggatccaacaacaacaacctcttTAGTTCAGTAATTCAACTCAACAAAAAGGTTAATTAAAGTGTTCTACTGATGTCTTAtgtaaaggtagagtcagtggcattgtttgttgcagcttgtgaacacaacatccaaattgggcccctcctcctgcgCTCACCGTCCCcagaagcacacactcactgcaggtgAGTAGTGTGTAAGTTTCCTGTTTGTACACTGCAATaccgcatgctagcacaagctaaccaccgaTGTATGACATCTGCATGTCCAACAGAATGCAGGCCAATTCtgtaagagagtgagagacaacCCTCGTTTTTGAACAAGGTTTATCTGTGTAGCGTTTCGTCTcacctcactatgattatattttaagTTATTGCTGCTACTTCCACATCAATCTTATTAGCGGGGGGCTGAATCACAACcaataactgaactgtatccactcctaaacacacctgcacactgaCATTGGCAGGGGGAAGCACATCCACTCCACACccagaaaaccaaaacattaaaatgcaggCAAAGGACAGGCTGTCtggagacacagtcaccactacagatgtatggaggcccactcaagtgatgattgagtagcattacttttgtttaaagtctatattttatttttcaggtaaAAGCTACTGGCTTAATAACGT containing:
- the LOC110001769 gene encoding NXPE family member 3 → MQLLPVCTTGHLKQVWLDEWWITLMAPTLLYSLYSGKEVHRLRSSQRLQELRHFQVILEKVPCGGSSKTKRSFPELSADTRHRQFKDITGTQGIVASGSLKVTLVHSSEAITVLRRLNREHPDRTILKSLFRSGSISETTICNICLRQTNQPQCNYTDLHTGDPWFCYKPKKLSCDDRMNHINGGMDIKLKANEANLFKSNVNMQVFIQASGPASVTVLPQRKEQPMDSLGSGKSGLSGYYYQGVWRSLGGTKVHQFNNSSAISQCLKGKVVHMYGDSTVRQWFEYLDASLPGS